The proteins below come from a single Vitis vinifera cultivar Pinot Noir 40024 chromosome 9, ASM3070453v1 genomic window:
- the LOC100246365 gene encoding dormancy-associated protein homolog 4 isoform X3 — translation MGFLDKLWDETVAGPPPETGLGKLRKYKSLSAARSPPIINPDEVQVTRSITILKTNSSFRNFSPDSVSVPNSPAGSSAPESPFTPGTPTGDYKTDARRKAALEAFERAEPRR, via the exons ATGGGTTTTCTTGACAAGCTCTGGGACGAGACTGTCGCCGGACCACCGCCGGAGACTGGCCTCGGGAAGCTCCGGAAGTACAAGTCCCTGTCAGCGGCGCGGTCACCGCCGATCATCAACCCAGATGAAGTCCAGGTTACTCGGAGCATCACCATTCTCAAAACCAACTCCAGTTTCCGAAACTTTTCCCCCGACTCCGTATCGGTCCCCAACTCGCCGGCCGGGTCCAGCGCTCCCGAGTCGCCCTTTACGC CCGGGACGCCAACTGGGGATTACAAGACAGATGCGAGGAGGAAAGCAGCATTGGAAGCCTTCGAACGCGCAGAACCTAGAA GATAG
- the LOC100246365 gene encoding dormancy-associated protein homolog 4 isoform X1, with the protein MGFLDKLWDETVAGPPPETGLGKLRKYKSLSAARSPPIINPDEVQVTRSITILKTNSSFRNFSPDSVSVPNSPAGSSAPESPFTPGTPTGDYKTDARRKAALEAFERAEPRSPTVYDWFSLIFIFFPLFQTHN; encoded by the exons ATGGGTTTTCTTGACAAGCTCTGGGACGAGACTGTCGCCGGACCACCGCCGGAGACTGGCCTCGGGAAGCTCCGGAAGTACAAGTCCCTGTCAGCGGCGCGGTCACCGCCGATCATCAACCCAGATGAAGTCCAGGTTACTCGGAGCATCACCATTCTCAAAACCAACTCCAGTTTCCGAAACTTTTCCCCCGACTCCGTATCGGTCCCCAACTCGCCGGCCGGGTCCAGCGCTCCCGAGTCGCCCTTTACGC CCGGGACGCCAACTGGGGATTACAAGACAGATGCGAGGAGGAAAGCAGCATTGGAAGCCTTCGAACGCGCAGAACCTAGAAGTCCGACTGTTTACGATTGgttctctctcatttttattttttttccactcttTCAGACCCACAattga
- the LOC100246365 gene encoding dormancy-associated protein homolog 4 isoform X2, whose amino-acid sequence MGFLDKLWDETVAGPPPETGLGKLRKYKSLSAARSPPIINPDEVQVTRSITILKTNSSFRNFSPDSVSVPNSPAGSSAPESPFTPGTPTGDYKTDARRKAALEAFERAEPRSPTVYDWIVISALDR is encoded by the exons ATGGGTTTTCTTGACAAGCTCTGGGACGAGACTGTCGCCGGACCACCGCCGGAGACTGGCCTCGGGAAGCTCCGGAAGTACAAGTCCCTGTCAGCGGCGCGGTCACCGCCGATCATCAACCCAGATGAAGTCCAGGTTACTCGGAGCATCACCATTCTCAAAACCAACTCCAGTTTCCGAAACTTTTCCCCCGACTCCGTATCGGTCCCCAACTCGCCGGCCGGGTCCAGCGCTCCCGAGTCGCCCTTTACGC CCGGGACGCCAACTGGGGATTACAAGACAGATGCGAGGAGGAAAGCAGCATTGGAAGCCTTCGAACGCGCAGAACCTAGAAGTCCGACTGTTTACGATTG GATAGTGATAAGTGCTTTGGATCGTTGA
- the LOC100266901 gene encoding acyl carrier protein 1, chloroplastic — protein MASLSSISSSLATLPSTPCSARGSARLPRSLSAIVRATPFGNSVGLRLVSKIRITNGGVKRSVQAPGCFKTTISCEAQPETLQAVQSTIAKQLSIEESRLTPESKFADLGADSLDIVEIMMALEEKFGVAIGEEGAQNIHTVQDAANLIEKMKADA, from the exons ATGGCTTCCCTTTCATCAATTTCCTCTTCTTTGGCCACACTCCCTTCCACTCCCTGCAGTGCCCGGGGCTCTGCTCGCTTGCCCCGCAGCTTATCTGCCATTGTAAGGGCTACCCCATTTGGGAATTCAGTTGGGCTTAGGCTTGTCTCTAAGATCAGGATCACAAATGGTGGAGTGAAGAGATCAGTACAAGCTCCTGGTTGCTTCAAGACTACAATCTCATGCGAA GCGCAACCAGAGACCCTGCAGGCAGTTCAAAGCACCATTGCCAAGCAGCTTTCCATTGAAGAAAGCCGTCTCACTCCCGAATCAAAGTTTGCTGATCTGGGTGCTGATTCTCTCGACATT GTTGAGATTATGATGGCTTTGGAGGAGAAGTTTGGAGTGGCAATTGGAGAAGAAGGAGCACAGAACATCCATACTGTTCAAGATGCTGCCAAtttgattgagaaaatgaaggCTGATGCTTAG
- the LOC100241240 gene encoding trihelix transcription factor ASIL2, producing MEDDEEIQSHPSPDTGSPASPRSNGRITVTVAAAPPPQNTLTLALPIQQARTAGNGGGGGGGREDCWSEGATSVLIDAWGERYLELSRGNLKQKHWKDVADIVSSREDYTKTAKTDIQCKNRIDTVKKKYKLEKAKIAAGGGPSKWPFYQRLDHLIGPTAKIASASPATATPLPLQNVPLGIPVGMRSVHHQQPQQKNPKQKQQLRRRAPVDSDSSQSEPEASPDSTDSFPPETFERKRPRMQRELNSNTPRSAPVRSRGGGGGGGGGGSAADKNWSNSVRELTQAILKFGEAYEQAETSKLQQVADMERQRMKFAKELELQRMQFFMKTQLEISQLNHGRRVGNNSIHRNNNNNNNNNSDSSN from the coding sequence ATGGAAGACGATGAGGAGATCCAGTCACACCCGTCGCCGGACACCGGATCTCCGGCGTCACCTCGGAGTAATGGCCGGATCACGGTGACGGTGGCGGCCGCGCCTCCTCCGCAGAACACCTTGACCCTGGCGCTTCCGATACAGCAGGCGAGGACCGCCGGCAACGGTGGTGGGGGAGGCGGTGGCCGGGAGGATTGCTGGAGCGAGGGAGCGACGTCGGTGCTGATTGACGCTTGGGGTGAGCGGTATCTGGAGCTGAGTAGGGGAAATCTGAAACAGAAACACTGGAAGGATGTTGCGGATATTGTGAGCAGCCGTGAGGATTACACGAAAACTGCGAAAACCGATATTCAGTGCAAAAATCGGATCGATACGGTGAAGAAAAAGTACAAGCTTGAGAAGGCGAAGATCGCCGCCGGCGGTGGTCCGAGCAAATGGCCGTTCTATCAACGCCTCGATCATTTGATCGGACCCACAGCGAAGATCGCCTCTGCCAGTCCCGCCACCGCCACGCCGTTGCCGCTGCAGAACGTGCCTCTAGGCATCCCGGTGGGAATGAGGTCAGTTCACCATCAGCAGCCCCAGCAGAAGAATCCCAAGCAGAAGCAGCAGTTGCGAAGGCGAGCTCCGGTGGATTCCGATTCATCACAGTCAGAGCCAGAGGCCTCACCAGACTCCACTGACAGTTTTCCGCCAGAAACCTTTGAAAGAAAGAGGCCTAGGATGCAGAGAGAGTTGAATTCAAACACCCCTCGAAGTGCACCAGTCCGGAGCcgtggaggaggaggaggaggaggaggaggaggaagtgCTGCAGATAAAAATTGGAGCAACTCAGTGAGGGAATTGACTCAAGCAATTCTAAAATTTGGGGAAGCATATGAGCAAGCAGAGACTTCAAAGTTGCAGCAAGTGGCGGATATGGAGAGGCAGAGAATGAAGTTTGCCAAGGAGCTGGAGTTGCAGAGAATGCAGTTTTTCATGAAGACTCAATTGGAGATATCTCAGCTGAACCATGGGAGAAGGGTTGGGAATAACAGTATTCACCgaaacaacaacaataacaataacaacaataGTGATAGCAGCAACTAG